In the Daphnia pulicaria isolate SC F1-1A chromosome 2, SC_F0-13Bv2, whole genome shotgun sequence genome, one interval contains:
- the LOC124327625 gene encoding neuronal membrane glycoprotein M6-a-like, with protein MGSCRDCLTRIPYATFIATVLCFIGIGVFCGTVYRGATLANLILLDVFHVQVEWIGIMRLLLIILGGIMACLALIMLVVGCLATGSTRHTVYRAWKARVGGRLSCAIFLGMSYILFYVWVGILVCLTMVTLIFTLFWGLCVDNQRRHDRPCISFVQFDWLFPNGTTIDDLQVCGPEELKLFCKDYVEVAEVSFILSTVASFVVSLALVHYLMCLASNYAYIRDQEKISDLQEMQYLHESIMK; from the exons ATGG GTTCCTgtagagattgcctcactcgCATCCCGTATGCAACCTTTATAGCCACTGTCCTATGCTTTATTGGTATTGGTGTGTTTTGTGGCACTGTTTATCGAGGAGCAACTTTAGCTAATTTGATTCTGTTGGATGTGTTTCACGTGCAAGTGGAATG GATTGGAATCATGAGACTACTACTCATTATTTTGGGTGGTATCATGGCTTGCTTAGCCCTCATCATGCTTGTTGTGGGTTGTTTGGCTACCGGCAGCACTCGCCATACTGTTTATAGGGCCTGGAAAGCAAGAGTTGGTGGAAGGCTGTCCTGTGCCATT TTCCTTGGAATGtcctacattttattttatgtttggGTTGGCATCTTAGTGTGTTTGACTATGGTCACTTTGATTTTCACCTTGTTCTGGGGACTTTGTGTTGACAACCAACGCCGCCATGATCGTCCCTGCATCTCCTTCGTCCAATTCG ATTGGCTATTCCCGAACGGGACAACCATCGACGATTTACAAGTTTGCGGTCCGGAAGAGTTAAAACTCTTTTGCAAGGATTACGTCGAAGTTGCCGAAGTATCGTTTATCTTGTCAACTGTCGCGTCGTTCGTAGTTTCTCTAGCCTTGGTCCATTACTTGATGTGTCTGGCGTCCAACTACGCTTACATCCGCGATCAGGAGAAGATCTCCGATCTACAGGAAATGCAGTATCTCCACGAATCGATTATGAAGTAG
- the LOC124327623 gene encoding speckle-type POZ protein B-like has translation MATGKKIREGLFLISWRNYHHSVPNKEIIENVQQLDKNIFEICKLSSKEVKSTLQLQTFLEVEIVLAKAIKSSHKLESMTILATKEWDEDDRRNETIETQQKMNFIGSKWRSSWTEQLAIGTCHHCNSNYRRNFIKILIDFNPFPADVVRSATIKKTQLLNLWKMKIPSDVVIKCEEKSFEAHTFILASGSPVLAAMFQHDCEENQKKIIEIADIQPNVLRKLLHYFYTGDANLEQDADVAELMVAADKYAVDSLKEECGQHLSHKLTVENAGHYLVLAHTINAAKLRESSLNFMARNAKAICSRRKEWIEITKSYPELCLDIMQLMAVF, from the coding sequence ATGGCGACAGGAAAGAAAATTCGAGAAGGACTTTTCTTGATTTCATGGAGAAATTACCATCACAGTGTGCCTAACAAGGAAATCATCGAAAATGTCCAGCAGCtcgataaaaacattttcgaaATTTGCAAATTAAGTTCTAAAGAAGTCAAATCAACACTGCAATTGCAGACATTTCTCGAGGTGGAAATCGTCCTGGCCAAGGCGATCAAGTCGTCACACAAATTGGAATCGATGACCATTCTGGCCACCAAAGAATGGGATGAGGACGATCGACGAAACGAAACGATCGAAACCCAACAAAAGATGAATTTCATCGGATCCAAGTGGAGATCGTCGTGGACAGAGCAGTTGGCGATCGGCACTTGTCACCACTGCAACAGCAATTACAGAAGAAATTTTATCAAGATCCTCATCGATTTCAATCCGTTTCCCGCCGATGTTGTGCGAAGTGCGACTATCAAAAAGACTCAGCTATTGAATCTTTGGAAAATGAAGATCCCTTCTGACGTCGTTATCAAATGCGAAGAAAAGTCGTTTGAAGCCCACACTTTCATCCTTGCTTCTGGTAGCCCCGTTCTAGCCGCAATGTTTCAACACGACTGCGAAGAAAATCAGAAGAAAATCATTGAAATCGCAGACATTCAACCGAATGTACTCAGAAAACTTCTTCATTATTTCTACACCGGAGATGCCAACTTGGAGCAGGACGCGGATGTAGCGGAGCTGATGGTAGCGGCAGACAAGTACGCCGTCGATTCGTTAAAAGAAGAATGCGGCCAGCATTTATCGCACAAGTTGACGGTGGAAAATGCCGGCCATTATCTCGTCTTGGCCCATACGATCAATGCCGCTAAGCTTCGCGAATCCTCACTGAATTTTATGGCGAGAAATGCCAAAGCCATTTGTTCGCGTCGCAAGGAGTGGATTGAGATTACCAAGAGTTATCCGGAGCTCTGCTTGGACATTATGCAATTGATGGCGGTTTTCTAA
- the LOC124327826 gene encoding speckle-type POZ protein-like isoform X2, with protein sequence MASAQQIRDGLFSISWNTTAAPNNQQQIVEVKNLMDVLKFCKLSFTRNGVTAILEMEINFSNTTKPIKTENIFVEVSKNGIKQKMTMNQSKWTTSWTEKSCQYCHSHTQCTQCAVKPTEICFEILIDLTPGSLKKGSQHVLDHLLNLWKTKTLADVEFQCNGKSIKAHTLILASGSPVLAAMFENDFEEKQKRIANITDIKANIFENLLQHIYTGEVALETEVEDVAELLIAADKYAVETLKEECALYLSNDLKVENAARYLVLAHLHNSTVLHESTLQFMSKNAKAICARKDWMDIIKNYPELSFEATQRMVGQ encoded by the exons atggcttCAGCACAACAAATCCGAGATGgcttattttctatttcatgGAATACTACTGCAGCACCTAACAACCAGCAACAAATAGTGGAAGTAAAAAATCTTAtggatgttttaaaattttgcaaaCTCAGTTTTACAAGGAATGGGGTTACTGCAATCCTTGAAatggaaatcaatttttccAATACAACAAAGCCAATTAAAACGGAAAATATATTTGTGGAGGTCTCGAAAAATGGTATCAAACAGAAAATGACAATGAATCAATCGAAATGGACAACTTCCTGGACTGAAAAAAGCTGCCAATACTGCCACTCGCACACGCAGTGCACACAATGTGCAGTAAAACCTACA gaaatttgttttgagaTTCTCATTGATTTGACTCCTGGTTCCCTTAAAAAAGGATCACAGCATGTTCTCGATCACTTGCTGAATCTGTGGAAAACTAAGACACTAGCTGATGTCGAATTCCAATGCAATGGGAAATCAATCAAAGCTCACACTTTGATCCTGGCTTCTGGTAGCCCTGTTCTGGCTGCCATGTTTGAAAACGactttgaagaaaaacagaaaagaattgcCAACATCACGGACATCAAagcaaatatttttgaaaatcttttgcaACATATCTACACTGGAGAGGTCGCCCTGGAAACTGAAGTCGAAGATGTAGCCGAGTTGCTGATTGCTGCCGACAAATACGCCGTTGAAACATTGAAAGAAGAATGTGCACTGTATTTGTCAAATGATTTAAAAGTGGAAAACGCCGCACGCTATCTAGTATTGGCTCACCTTCACAATTCGACTGTGCTTCACGAGTCTACGTTGCAATTTATGTCGAAGAATGCTAAAGCCATTTGCGCTCGCAAGGATTGGATGGATATCATCAAGAATTATCCCGAGCTCAGCTTTGAAGCCACTCAACGTATGGTCGGCCAGTGA
- the LOC124326910 gene encoding speckle-type POZ protein-like yields MVHASKDGAVTQKMYLRQGKWSTSWNEIFIDLNSPGAKNQGSLEKGFKPTQTSGSQKGSQHVHNYILNLWNTKILSDVTFNCQGKSIKAHTLILASGSPVLAAMFQNDFKEKQERVVDITDIEAKIFENLLQHIYTGEVALENEVEDVAELLIAADKYAVETLKEECALYLSNDLKVENAARYLVLAHLHNLTVLHEATLQFMSENAKAVCSRKEWMNVIKNYPELSFEATQRMVGL; encoded by the exons ATGGTTCATGCTTCAAAAGATGGAGCTGTTACACAGAAAATGTATTTAAGGCAAGGAAAATGGAGTACTTCCTGGAATGAA attttcataGACCTCAACTCTCCAGGTGCTAAGAACCAGGGTTCTCTTGAAAAAGGATTCAAACCCACTCAAACTTCCGGTTCTCAAAAAGGATCACAACATGTTCACAATTACATATTGAATCTGTGGAATACCAAAATTTTGTCTGATGTCACTTTCAATTGCCAAGGAAAATCCATCAAAGCTCACACCTTGATCCTGGCTTCTGGTAGCCCTGTTCTGGCTGCCATGTTTCAAAATgactttaaagaaaaacaagaaagagttGTCGACATCACAGATATCGaagcaaaaatttttgaaaatcttttacAACATATCTACACTGGAGAGGTAGCCCTAGAAAATGAAGTGGAAGATGTAGCCGAGTTGCTGATTGCTGCCGACAAGTACGCCGTTGAAACATTGAAAGAAGAATGTGCACTGTATTTGTCAAATGACTTAAAAGTGGAAAACGCCGCACGCTATCTAGTATTGGCTCACCTTCACAATTTAACCGTGCTTCACGAGGCTACACTTCAGTTTATGTCGGAGAACGCTAAAGCCGTTTGCTCTCGCAAGGAATGGATGAATGTTATCAAGAATTATCCCGAGCTCAGCTTTGAAGCCACTCAACGTATGGTCGGCCTGTGA
- the LOC124327826 gene encoding speckle-type POZ protein-like isoform X1, which translates to MASAQQIRDGLFSISWNTTAPPNNQQQISEVKNLVDVFKFCKLRFTRSGVNAVLVIEINFSDAFKAIKTEQMLVVLSKNGVKHKMAKNQSKWTASWKESNCQYCPSHSSCSQCGVNPVAVISFEILIDLNLCSLKKGSQHVLDHLLNLWKTKTLADVEFQCDGKSIKAHTLILASGSPILAAMFENDFKEKQERVANITDIKANIFENLLQHIYTGEVALETEVEDVAELLIAADKYAVETLKEECAVFLTKDLKVENAARYLVLAHLHNSTVLHEATLQFMSENAKAVCSRKDWMDIIKNYPELCFQATQLMVGL; encoded by the exons atggcttCAGCACAACAAATCCGAGATGgcttat TTTCGATTTCATGGAATACTACTGCACCACCCAACAACCAGCAGCAAATTAGTGAAGTAAAAAATCTGGTggatgtttttaaattttgcaaacTCAGATTTACAAGGAGTGGAGTTAATGCAGTCCTTGTAATAGAAATCAATTTCTCCGATGCATTTAAGGCAATCAAAACGGAACAAATGCTTGTTGTGCTCTCGAAAAATGGtgtcaaacataaaatggcaAAAAATCAATCGAAATGGACAGCTTCCTGGAAGGAATCTAATTGCCAATACTGTCCCTCACACAGTTCTTGCTCACAATGTGGAGTAAACCCTGTTGCTGTAATCAGTTTTGAGATTctcattgatttaaatttgtgTTCTCTTAAAAAAGGATCACAACATGTTCTTGATCACTTGCTGAATCTGTGGAAAACTAAGACATTGGCTGATGTTGAATTCCAATGCGATGGAAAATCAATCAAAGCTCACACCTTGATCCTGGCTTCTGGTAGCCCTATTCTGGCTGCCATGTTTGAAAATGACTTTAAAGAAAAGCAAGAAAGAGTTGCCAACATCACGGACATCAAAgccaatatttttgaaaatcttttgcaACATATCTACACTGGAGAGGTCGCCCTGGAAACTGAAGTGGAAGATGTAGCCGAGTTGCTGATTGCTGCCGACAAGTACGCCGTTGAAACATTGAAAGAAGAATGTGCAGTGTTCTTGACAAAAGATTTAAAGGTTGAAAACGCCGCACGTTATCTAGTGTTGGCTCACCTTCATAATTCGACCGTGCTTCACGAGGCTACACTTCAGTTTATGTCGGAGAATGCTAAAGCCGTTTGCTCTCGCAAGGATTGGATGGATATCATCAAGAATTATCCGGAGCTCTGCTTTCAAGCTACGCAGCTTATGGTCGGCCTGTGA
- the LOC124327622 gene encoding GPI mannosyltransferase 1-like: MHSQSSQKNWNPRLEIRSQAAVEKCDSEKMKYKACAAGLAIRLFLILWGHFQDNYLMVQYTDVDYIVFTDASRYVTQGQSPYLRPTYRYTPLLAWILTPNIFLNANFGKILFSLVDLVNGLIIYGNVQSRFNPSVAFKSLCLWLFNPITLVVSTRGNAESLIILSVLLTLYFHHRLSYFASGISLGLAVHLKLYPIIYSVVFYTSISPSATLFQSLKPNLGRVKLVCGFCLSLVTASSVSYYFYGWPFLHETYLYHLTRQDVRHNFSPYFYLLYLHSELDTAPLVSLASFLPQLLIVLILSWRYRSRADLSLALFVLTFGFVTFNKVVTSQYFLWYLSLLPLCIPELHFSNTKRAAMGLAWLISQGLWLLCAYRLEFLGHNVMLHVWVASLLFFAVNVYILTQVLQVKNNRRDKPKVL, translated from the coding sequence ATGCATTCACAAAGCAGCCAGAAAAATTGGAACCCGCGTCTAGAAATCCGTAGTCAAGCTGCTGTAGAAAAGTGTGATAgtgagaaaatgaaatataaagCTTGTGCCGCCGGTTTAGCCATCCGTCTCTTCCTCATCTTGTGGGGACACTTTCAAGACAATTACCTGATGGTTCAGTATACAGACGTGGACTATATAGTTTTCACCGATGCATCCAGATATGTCACCCAAGGACAATCTCCTTACCTTCGACCCACCTACCGTTATACACCACTACTGGCTTGGATCCTCACTCCCAATATTTTCCTGAACGCGaattttggtaaaattttgttttcacttgtcgATTTGGTGAACGGTCTCATCATCTACGGAAATGTGCAGTCGCGTTTCAATCCATCAGTAGCGTTTAAAAGTCTCTGTCTTTGGTTATTTAATCCCATCACTCTTGTAGTTTCTACTAGGGGAAATGCCGAGTCGCTCATCATTCTCTCTGTACTTCTTACTCTTTACTTTCACCACCGACTATCTTACTTTGCCAGTGGTATTTCACTTGGCCTAGCAGTACATTTGAAACTCTATCCCATCATCTACTCGGTGGTTTTCTATACCAGCATTTCCCCTTCGGCTACGTTATTCCAAAGTCTGAAACCCAATCTTGGCCGAGTCAAATTGGTGTGTGgcttttgtctctctctcgtcaCGGCCAGTTCCGTCAGCTATTATTTTTACGGCTGGCCGTTTCTTCACGAAACCTATCTGTACCACTTGACAAGACAAGACGTCCGACACAATTTCTCGCCTTATTTTTACCTGCTCTACCTGCACAGTGAGCTGGACACGGCTCCCTTGGTCTCGCTGGCTTCTTTCCTACCCCAATTGCTCATCGTGCTCATCCTGTCGTGGCGCTACCGTTCCAGAGCCGACCTAAGTTTAGCCCTCTTCGTTCTCACCTTTGGCTTCGTCACCTTTAACAAAGTGGTCACGTCACAGTACTTTCTTTGGTATTTGAGTCTTCTCCCTCTATGCATCCCTGAGCTCCACTTTAGCAACACCAAACGGGCGGCCATGGGATTGGCATGGCTGATATCTCAGGGACTATGGCTTCTGTGCGCGTACAGACTCGAGTTTCTCGGTCACAACGTCATGCTACACGTTTGGGTGGCGAGCCTCCTCTTCTTTGCTGTCAACGTCTATATTTTGACCCAAGTCCTCCAAGTAAAGAATAATCGGCGGGACAAGCCAAAAGTGTTGTAA
- the LOC124327621 gene encoding uncharacterized protein LOC124327621, translating into MQLIRRSMFGESNVDDMNRGIKEVADSFDRARKAQDVFRDSIENGFRWLEKKGSTCTDILKGAYPDCIAQGNSNCESLKTMSHAPCGIFSEDRITESLLGIRGRIANWISNAIRMRVGILFEMKSTNYVEDELVNAWAPFKAAMNTGSNLIDLVYDFVTTYVLKYMGLIILIIWPFGYILCYNRGPLEFDNVYIPEEEQEKEHNQVNEETPNQVRFLPLQLGIETDKIQMVPAWIPSPGEIVKGIKALIFVVDLIIIISILYLDFFYTELVDSMYFGSINLFNRYQGNIFDIVRQPLSEAKGMHYIGQILLEQLDSLQQAAGLGRMMACARRAPPIDYTYEIFILALLMRLFYIFSQIKLAWIPSMICARYNEMRHKQRMRCLKARTLLRRENYIPPTSFPWIRSFFRSFYNFCSIDLVPSWVRSLMNARETYNL; encoded by the coding sequence ATGCAGCTGATTCGACGATCCATGTTCGGCGAATCCAACGTTGACGACATGAACCGCGGAATAAAAGAAGTGGCCGATAGCTTCGACCGAGCCAGAAAAGCCCAGGACGTTTTCCGTGACAGTATCGAAAATGGATTTCGCTGGCTCGAGAAAAAGGGCTCAACCTGCACAGACATCTTAAAAGGGGCCTATCCCGATTGCATAGCCCAGGGCAACTCCAATTGCGAGTCATTGAAAACGATGAGCCATGCCCCATGCGGGATATTTTCTGAGGACAGAATCACCGAATCATTGCTGGGAATTAGAGGTCGTATCGCCAACTGGATTTCTAACGCAATTCGAATGCGCGTTGGTATCCTTTTTGAGATGAAATCGACAAACTACGTCGAGGATGAACTTGTCAACGCCTGGGCACCGTTTAAGGCAGCCATGAACACCGGCTCCAATTTGATAGATCTAGTTTACGACTTTGTTACGACATACGTTCTCAAGTACATGGGCCTAATCATTTTGATAATCTGGCCATTTGGTTACATCCTTTGCTACAATCGCGGTCCTCTTGAATTTGATAACGTGTACATCCCCGAAGAAGAGCAAGAAAAGGAGCACAATCAAGTCAACGAAGAAACTCCAAACCAAGTTCGATTCCTACCGTTACAACTTGGCATCGAGACAGATAAAATTCAGATGGTGCCGGCCTGGATTCCATCGCCAGGAGAAATTGTTAAAGGGATCAAAGCGCTCATCTTTGTCGTAGACTTGATAATAATTATCTCAATCTTATATCTGGATTTCTTCTACACTGAGCTTGTTGATAGTATGTACTTCGGTTCAATCAACCTATTCAACCGCTATCAAGGAAACATCTTCGATATAGTTCGGCAGCCTTTATCAGAAGCTAAAGGCATGCACTACATTGGGCAAATCCTCCTAGAACAATTGGATAGTCTTCAGCAAGCAGCCGGACTGGGACGAATGATGGCTTGCGCCCGTCGAGCACCGCCTATCGATTATACTtacgaaattttcattttagctCTGCTGATGCGTTTATTTTACATCTTTTCGCAAATCAAATTGGCATGGATCCCGTCTATGATATGCGCACGATACAACGAGATGCGTCACAAGCAGAGAATGCGTTGTCTCAAAGCCCGGACCCTCTTACGACGCGAGAATTACATCCCACCGACTTCATTTCCTTGGATCAGATCTTTCTTTCGATCTTTTTATAACTTCTGCTCGATAGATTTAGTCCCCTCATGGGTACGCTCTTTGATGAACGCCAGGGAGACATACAATCTGTAA